One region of Azoarcus sp. CIB genomic DNA includes:
- a CDS encoding type II asparaginase — protein MQVRNHKGWTAGRTLALIAALALSSSTAFADAKSKVVILATGGTIAGAGATAANSATYQAAKVPVDKLIAGVPELANLADVRGEQVFQIASESFTNEQLMTLGKRVSALAKQDDVDGIVITHGTDTLEETAFFLNLVVRSEKPVVVVGSMRPGSALSADGMLNLYDAVAVAAAKDARGKGVLVTMNDEIQSGRDVTKAINIRTEAFKSPWGALGMVVEGKNYWFRAPVKRHTTNSEFDIDTIEKLAPVEVAYGYGNMSDAAYRAFDKAGVKAVIHAGTGNGSVAKHIVPVLQELRAKGVQVIRSARVTGGGFVLRNAEQPDDKYDWVVAHDLNPQKARILAAVALTRTQDSKELQRIFWEY, from the coding sequence ATGCAGGTTCGCAACCACAAGGGCTGGACCGCCGGCCGCACGCTGGCGCTGATCGCCGCGCTGGCGCTGTCCAGCAGCACCGCTTTCGCCGATGCCAAGAGCAAAGTCGTCATCCTCGCCACCGGCGGCACGATCGCCGGAGCGGGGGCCACCGCCGCCAACAGCGCGACCTACCAGGCTGCCAAGGTGCCGGTCGACAAGCTCATCGCCGGCGTGCCGGAACTGGCCAACCTCGCCGACGTGCGCGGCGAGCAGGTGTTCCAGATCGCCTCGGAGAGCTTCACCAACGAGCAGCTGATGACGCTGGGCAAGCGCGTCTCGGCGCTGGCGAAGCAGGACGACGTCGACGGCATCGTGATCACGCACGGCACCGACACGCTGGAGGAGACGGCCTTCTTCCTGAACCTCGTCGTGCGCAGCGAGAAGCCGGTTGTCGTCGTCGGATCGATGCGCCCGGGTTCGGCGCTGTCGGCCGACGGCATGCTCAACCTGTATGACGCGGTCGCCGTCGCGGCAGCCAAGGACGCGCGCGGCAAGGGCGTGCTGGTGACGATGAACGACGAGATCCAGAGCGGTCGCGACGTCACGAAGGCGATCAACATCCGCACCGAGGCCTTCAAGAGCCCGTGGGGCGCGCTGGGCATGGTCGTCGAGGGCAAGAACTACTGGTTCCGTGCCCCGGTGAAGCGCCATACGACCAACTCCGAGTTCGACATCGACACGATCGAGAAGCTCGCCCCGGTCGAGGTCGCCTACGGCTACGGCAATATGAGCGACGCCGCCTACCGCGCCTTCGACAAGGCCGGCGTGAAGGCGGTGATCCACGCCGGCACCGGCAACGGTTCGGTCGCGAAGCACATCGTGCCGGTGCTGCAGGAACTGCGCGCCAAGGGCGTGCAGGTGATCCGCTCGGCGCGCGTGACCGGCGGCGGCTTCGTGCTGCGCAACGCCGAACAGCCCGACGACAAGTACGACTGGGTCGTCGCCCACGACCTCAACCCGCAGAAGGCGCGCATCCTCGCCGCGGTCGCTCTGACCCGGACGCAGGACAGTAAGGAATTGCAGCGCATCTTCTGGGAGTACTAA